From the Lancefieldella sp. Marseille-Q7238 genome, one window contains:
- the ribF gene encoding riboflavin biosynthesis protein RibF, whose amino-acid sequence MSGAIENCLAKSVFYGVELPEPLRVSKSQLYTLAGNVLGHECVCAIGVFDGLHKGHRTLIEAAREDALRRRVPLVVVTFDPDPAEVLFDRAPRLLLQDADRLCALASLEPDALLVHAFTPQFAALTAQDYIEEALLPSVYPVAIHVGSDFGLGARGEGHVNDLAALGQQHGFEVVAHQLVTHGGAPITATRIRSLIEAARLDEAQTLLGRNHFLRGEVIHGRGEGAGFGFPTANLRLSAKDCLPADGVYGCYIIDGARAWPAAVNVGAPPSFATKSAPLLEANLLGFNDNLYGHTLSCVFIKHLRPSMQFGDLEELKRTVFHDIEWVRIHLGETMLEVDCDI is encoded by the coding sequence ATGAGCGGCGCGATAGAAAACTGCCTTGCGAAGTCTGTTTTTTACGGAGTGGAGCTGCCTGAGCCTCTGAGAGTCTCAAAATCGCAGCTCTATACCCTTGCCGGCAACGTGCTTGGCCATGAATGTGTATGCGCGATTGGCGTGTTTGACGGTCTGCATAAGGGCCATCGCACGCTTATTGAAGCTGCAAGAGAAGATGCCTTGCGCCGCCGCGTACCGCTCGTGGTGGTAACGTTTGATCCAGATCCCGCTGAGGTTTTGTTCGACCGCGCGCCAAGGCTGTTGTTGCAAGACGCCGACAGACTTTGCGCGCTTGCCTCTCTTGAACCAGATGCGCTTCTGGTGCACGCGTTTACGCCTCAATTTGCGGCGCTGACGGCTCAAGACTACATCGAAGAAGCGCTTTTACCGTCCGTATATCCGGTAGCTATTCACGTTGGTTCCGACTTTGGCCTGGGCGCGCGTGGAGAAGGTCATGTAAACGATCTGGCGGCTCTTGGGCAACAACACGGTTTTGAAGTTGTGGCGCACCAACTCGTCACGCACGGAGGCGCTCCTATTACCGCGACGCGTATCCGAAGTCTTATCGAGGCCGCACGATTAGATGAAGCCCAGACGCTTCTGGGCAGAAATCATTTTCTTAGAGGTGAGGTCATTCATGGCCGCGGGGAGGGCGCGGGATTTGGCTTTCCAACGGCCAATCTGAGACTGTCTGCAAAAGACTGTCTTCCTGCTGATGGCGTCTACGGATGCTATATCATTGATGGCGCAAGGGCTTGGCCCGCTGCAGTAAACGTTGGTGCTCCTCCAAGTTTTGCAACGAAAAGTGCTCCTCTGCTTGAGGCGAACCTTTTGGGCTTTAACGACAATCTTTATGGACATACGCTGAGCTGCGTGTTCATAAAACATCTTCGCCCTTCGATGCAATTTGGTGATCTTGAAGAGCTTAAAAGGACAGTATTTCACGACATCGAGTGGGTACGAATTCATCTAGGTGAAACGATGCTGGAGGTTGACTGTGATATCTGA